The genomic window GGCGCAGCCCCGGCCTCCAGCGCCAGTTTGACCACGACGTATCAGCTCGACCACGGCCAGCTCTACCCATCTTCCCCGGGGAACAACTTCGAGGTCATCGGCGGAACCGTAACACTGCGAGTGAACGACAGTTCTCCATCAACCGTCGGTTTTCACACCTGGACCTCGGGCACGCTTCTTGCGATCTCCATCAGCGCGGTGGAAACGCTCGGCCTGGGTACTCCGGGTACGCTGTTTACCAGCTTCGGCCTCTCTGCCCCGCAGCCGATTGGTAGCCTCAGCGCGAGCCTCTCCGTGTTGGTCGGTGGCACCGCGTACCTGGCCCAGGGGCATGTGTCGGGCACCATCATGAGTGGGGGGGGTGCGATCCAGTCCTTGATCTTCGGTGCAAACCTGGACCAGTTGAGCGTCGGCACCCTCAGCCTGATCAGCGGGGGCGGGTCCGGAGGTTCTGGCCCGTTGGGGAGCTTCTCGCTCAGTGGTGTTTACGGCACGGAGATCTCCCGTGTTCTCGTGCCGGAACCGGGCACCCGGACGCTGTTGGCCAGCGCGTTGGCGATGGCGGCTCTCGGCTCGGTCGTCTTCGCACGACGCCGCAGCCGCTAGGGAAGTTCAGCTAGCGCAGATAGCCCATCGCCCGGAGGCGGTCGGCGATTCCGGGATCGATGCGGACACCGCGCTCCAACACCGCGTCCGCGGGCTTGCGTTGCCAGTGCGCGTCGAATTCCATGCGCATGCGTTCGACCTCGCCGGGCTCCAACGAGATCAGGTTTACGTTCTCGCCGGGATCCACGCGGCGGTCGAAGAGCAGCTCGGCACCAGGCGCCACCGCCTGTGATTCATAGGCTTTCGGATCTTCCTCGTTGCGGGGGGCATTGCGCGCATACATCCAGGTTCCGGTCGAGAGGGAGCTTTGCACCGAAGCGTTCGGGAAGAGCGGAACCCCGAGAGCCGCATGGCTTGGGCGATCCACGCCGGCTTCGGCGCCGGTCGCAAGGGGAAGCAGGGATGCGCCCTCGAAACTCTCCGGGATGGGCACGCCTGAAAGTTCCAGGAGCGTGGGCGCGAGGTCGACGTTTCGAACCTGGCTTGCGACGCGTACCGGCTCGATCGCGAAGGGCAGCCGAACGACGAGGGGTACGTGATTGACAGGCGTGAGGACGTTGCGGGCGTGGCCGTGAATGCCGTGCTCGCCGAAAGTCTCCCCGTGGTCCGAACCCAAGACCAAGATGGTCTGGTCCATGCGACCGGAGGCCTCCAACGCTTCGCGCACCCGACGCAGCGCGTCGTCGACCCAGAGGGTCGAAGCCTGGTACATGCTTGCTTCATTGGTCCCGAAGATCTGGAACTCTGGCGGCGCAGCATACTCATGGACATCCATGAAGTGCAGGTAGAGGAACATCGGCCGATCGGGCTCCCGGGCCTCGATGAGGCGCTCTGCTTCCTCGACCACGCGGTCGGCATGGGCCCAGAGTGAGGGTTTTTCGTGGGCTTGCCCCTTGGCGCCGGTCGGGAACATGTAGCGATCGAAGCCCTGGTGGAAGCCGAAACTCTGGTGCAACCAGCCGTTGGTCTGCACGCCGTAGGTGGCATAGCCCGCGGCCTGCAGGGTTTCGGCAAGGGTGATGGCGCCCTCGCCGAGGCCATCCCGGGCATCCCGGATGTTGTGGGAACGGGGCCAGAGCGAGGTCATCAAGGAAGCTACGGACATCTTCGTCCACGACGATTGGGCCAGAGTGCGCTCGAAGACGATGCCACGCGAAGCCCAGCGGGCCAGTTCGGGGGTCGTGTCCTTTTCGAACCCGTAGGGGGTCGTCCAGTCCGCGCGCAAGGTGTCGATCAGGATCAGGACGACATCCGGTTGGCCGAGCGCGCGTAGGCGTTTGGGAATTTCGGAGGCCGGCGCGGGAGGCTGGCACGCCAGCGAGAAGAGCGCGGCGAGGAGCGTCAGCGACCGTCGAAGCGGGCTACGGCAGCGCACGCAGGGCCTCTGTCAGTTGGGGTCGTAGAGCATGGTCGGGGGCCATCGAGCCATCGAGGGCCTCGAGCAGCGTGCGCGCTTCCTCGCCCCGACCCGCGCGGCCGTAGGCCTGAGCAAGGTGCAGGGCGGCGTCTGGCATCTCGGACGCGGCCGCGTGAGCGCTCTCGAGTAGTGAAATGGCGCGGTCGACCAGACCCCTGCGGAGGTAGAGATCGCCCAGCGTATCTGCCACGTAGGGGTTCTCCTCGGAAAGACGATAGGCCTCCTGGCCAGCGGCAAGGGCTCCGTCGAGATCGCCTTGCTGGGCGAGGAGCACGGCCAGGTTGTTGCGGGCATGGAAATCCAGCTCGTCCAGCTCGGCAGCACGAGCATATGCAGGGATTGCCAGGGCGGGAGCCCCCGCGCCTTCGTGAGCTGCGCCCAGTAGGAAGAAGCCGCCCGGGTTGTTGGGTCGTACGCGGATATAACGTTCGCAATCGCCTATCGCCTGGGCGAACTCGCCGATGGAAGTGCGGTAACGGCAGCGATCAAGGAGCGGTCCCGGGCTCTCCGGGTCCAGGTGGAGTGCACGTTCGCTAGCACGGTCGCCGGCCGCAGTGTCGCCACTTGCGTAGGACAAGGTTGCCATTGCAGATTGGAGGGGGGCCTCGTCCGGATGCTCCGCAGCCGCTTGACGGACGACCTCCATGCCTTGATCGAGGCGACCGAGCAGCCCCCACGCGCGTGCGAGCTCGGCA from bacterium includes these protein-coding regions:
- a CDS encoding sulfatase, with amino-acid sequence MRCRSPLRRSLTLLAALFSLACQPPAPASEIPKRLRALGQPDVVLILIDTLRADWTTPYGFEKDTTPELARWASRGIVFERTLAQSSWTKMSVASLMTSLWPRSHNIRDARDGLGEGAITLAETLQAAGYATYGVQTNGWLHQSFGFHQGFDRYMFPTGAKGQAHEKPSLWAHADRVVEEAERLIEAREPDRPMFLYLHFMDVHEYAAPPEFQIFGTNEASMYQASTLWVDDALRRVREALEASGRMDQTILVLGSDHGETFGEHGIHGHARNVLTPVNHVPLVVRLPFAIEPVRVASQVRNVDLAPTLLELSGVPIPESFEGASLLPLATGAEAGVDRPSHAALGVPLFPNASVQSSLSTGTWMYARNAPRNEEDPKAYESQAVAPGAELLFDRRVDPGENVNLISLEPGEVERMRMEFDAHWQRKPADAVLERGVRIDPGIADRLRAMGYLR